A stretch of DNA from Lawsonibacter asaccharolyticus:
CCTCCTCCTCGATGGAGGCCAGCAGGGGCAGGCCCAGTGCCTGGGCAAAGTAGCGGAAGCCGTCGTGGAAGGTGATGAGGGCCGCGCCTTCTGCCCCCTCCAGGGCCTGGGTGCAGTCGCCGGCAAAGCTGGGCAGCTGGCCGGCGGCCTCCTCCCCATTGCGGGCGTAGGCGTCTCCGTGGTCCGGGTCCGCCAGGGCGAAGCCCTCCTGGAGATTGCGCACCATGACGGCGGCGTTTCCCGGGTCCATCCAGTAGTGGGGGTCCCAGTGGCCGTGGTCGTGGCCACCGTCTCCCTCCTCGTGGATGTGGTCCGCGTTTTCAAGCAGCGCCACCCCCTGAGAGCAGTCGATGACCGCCGCGCTGGAGGCGGCCAGGGCGTCATCCATAAAGTCCTCCAGCCCGGCGCCGTTCATGGCGATGACATCCGCACCCTCGATCTTTTTCATGTCGTCCACCGACAGGGTATAGTCGTGGAGGCAGCTCACAGAGCCGGTGTTCAGCCGCTCCACGGTGACGCCCTCCACGCCCTGGGCAACGGTCCGGGCGAAGAGATAGACCGGATAGGTGGTGGCCAGGACGGTCAGCCCCTCCTCCTGGGAGGAGCCCGAGGGGGCCTGGGTGCAGCCGGGAAGCAGGAGCAGGACGGACAGGAGCATGGATAAAATGGGTCGTTTCATGGGATACCTCAAATTTCATCAGAGTGGATCGAATCATATTATTATAGCGCGATGGCGGGGATTTGTAAACGGATAGCGGGGAAAGTCTCTTTTTGCCCCGGCAGAAGGGAGAAGAACACTCCGCCCGTCAGGGCTCAGAAGGCGCCGGCTTCGTCGCCGAACCAGGTCACCAGCAGGTCCACGCAGGCACCGTAGGACTGGATGCCCAGATCTTGGCCGTTGCTCTTCAGAAAGGTGTCAAAGGTCTGGGCAGCGGCCTCCTCCACGGGGGACTCCAGAGCACGCCAATAGGCGTTGTTGTCCTCCCAATCGGTGGACAGCTCCGGTGTAAAGGAGGCCGCCGCGATCTGATACCACAGATCCGGGGAGACGGCGTAGAGGGCGTTGCACAGCTGGATCAGGCCCATCAGCCATCCGGAGTACTGGAACACCGGATCGCCGCAGGACACCGCCGCGGCGATGCCCACAAAATTGGCCTCCAGCTCGGAGAAGACCATCCGCTGGTGGGACATCTCGTGGGCGATGGTGGCCGGCACCAGGCAGGCGGGAGCGTCCACGTTGACATTGGCCTCGCCGGTGAAAGGGAAGTAGACGCCGGTGAAGCCCATCATGCTCTGCAGCCGGGAGAAGAACATGGGCTTGCAGGGCACGGAGGGCATAGCCAGACAGGGGAGCTTCTGCTCCAGCTCCTCATAGACGGAGACTCCCCGGCGGAAACAGTCGTCCAGATCCTCAGCGAAGTGGCCCTCGCTGTCTCGGACCATCTGGGTGGAGAGGTCTGCGGCCTGGCAGGCAAAGTACAGCGTGACCTGGGCCAGGGTGGACACGGTGTAGGGCCGGGTCTCCAGACCGCTCTTTTCTGCGAAGGAGGCGGAGTAGTAGCCCGCAGACCAAAGCCAGCAGTAGCCGGTCCATACCCAAAGCAGGGCACAGAGCAGGCAGACCAGCCGCCGGCCCAGCTCATGCGGAGCGTGGAGCCGGACGGCCAGCACCGTGCCGCGGATGAGGCAGAGAGCGCAGGCGGTGAGAAAGACCGTGACCAGCACCTCCGCCAGGGAGAAGGGAAGCGGGGCAGACAGGCGGCCCAGAAGCTGCTCCGCCGGTGCCATGACATGGATGACCCAGCCGTCCATCAGGGCCTGACGGCCCCGAAACAGGTAGAAGAGAAGAGAGAGCAGGACAGGGGGGAGCAGGGGTAGGAGCGGACGCAGGCGGCGGGTGGTTTTTTCCTTGGTTTCCATGGGACCTCCTGGGACGGGTCAGATCAGGACGGGGCCGGTGGTCCACTCCAGTCCGCCGGGGCGGGGAGTGGAGAAACACAGGCCGTACAGGTCGGTGCAGCGGGCCTCCAGCTGGAAGAGTCTGCGGCCCGGCCCGTCCAGGGACCGGGCGTGGGCCGGCTTGGTGAGGATGGGGAGGGAGGCCGCTCCCTTCATGGCCCGCAGGAGCTCCTGCCCCCGTGGGGTGAAGCCCAGAACCCGGAGGTAGGGCGGGGCAGCCGGGCGGTCGGCGGCGGTCAGGCCCAGGAAGGCCCACAGCAGGAGACGGCGCAGGCGGGCGTGGGAGTACCGCTTGGTCTTGGCCAGGGTGAGAAATTCCTCCACAGACAGGGCCCTGCTTCCCGCCTGGACGAGCCGGGCAGGAAGCCCCTCCTCCACACCGGAGTCCGGGAGGAGGGCCCACTCCGCCTGGGACAGAGAGCGGACACGGGCCAGGAGGGCACGCTCCAGGTGGGACAGGGAGGCGGGCTCCAGCTCCTCCGGCCAGGGGGCGGGCAGGAAACAGTCTGCCAGGTCCCGCCGGCCGGCGGCAATCCACTCCCGGAGGATGGAGGCGGAGGCGAAGCCCTCCGCGGGGCGCGGGGCGTCGTGGCCCGCTCCCTGGCGGGGGACCGCCAGCACCTGGGGGGACCAGCCCAGGGCGGAGGCGGCCCGCAGGTACTCCACCCCCAGGTTGTCATTGGGACGGGAGAGGACCTTCGCCCGCTCCGATCCCAGCAGGGCCGCCACCACAGCCTGGCGGCAGGCGGCGAAGGGCATCCCTTCGTCCAGAAAGCGGCTCAGGCCCGCCCGGTATGCCTCGCTGTCCAGGCAGGCGGCCGCCGCGGCCAGGGCGGCCGGGTCCCCGCTCTCGCTGCCGAAGGAGAGGACGTCCACCACGCCGCAGGCCCGGAGCAGGGCAACGGCGCCCGTAGCAAAGGACTCGGCGGAGGAGGCCGCCCACACTGTGGGCAGCTCCAGCACCAGGTCCGCCCCCCCGGCCAGGGCCCAGCCCGCCCGGGTCCACTTGTCCGCTGCGGCGCAGGCGCCCCGCTGGACCCAGTTGCCGCTCATGACAGCGACGACGGCGCAGTCCGCACCCAGGAGCCCCCGGGTGCGGGCGATCTGATAGGCGTGGCCAGTGTGGAAGGGATTGTATTCGGCTACGATACCGGCAGTTTTCAAACGGAACGCCCCCTGTCTGATAGGATGTCTGTATGGAGATGCTTGAAAAAATGTATGATGAAATCCAAAAAAATGGTTGTCCTCCAGGGGAAAAAGCAGTAGAATGATTCCATCAGGTACAGATACAGTTTAGTACATTCCGCCCAGATAGGCAACAAAAACTGTGAAAAGGAGATCGTTTCCCATGAATATTCTGGTCATCAACGCCGGCAGCTCCTCCCTGAAGTATCAGCTGCTCAACCCCGAGACCCAGCAGGTGCTGGCCAAGGGCCTTTGCGAGCGCATCGGCATCGACGGCAAGTTCACCTATAAGCCCCAGATGGAGGGCAAGCAGGTGCTGGACGCTATCGACATTGCCATGCCCACCCACTCTGAGGCCATCCAGGCTGTGCTGGACGCCCTGGTGGACAAGGACAACGGCGTGATCGGCTCCATGAAGGAGATCGACGCGGTGGGTCACCGGGTGGTCCACGGCGGCGAGGCTTTCAACCAGTCTGTCCTCATCACCGACGAGGTGATGAAGGCTCTGGAGGACTGCATCCCCCTGGCGCCTCTCCACAACCCCGCCAACATCACCGGCATCAACGCCTGCACCGCCGTCATGGGCAAGGACGTGCCTCAGGTGGCCGTGTTCGACACCGCCTTCCACCAGACCATGCCCGCCAAGGCTTACATGTACGCGCTGCCCTACGAGTACTATGAGAAGGACAAGGTCCGCCGCTACGGCTTCCACGGCACCAGCCACAAGTACGTAGCCGGCCGCGCCGCCGCCATGCTGGGCAAGCCCATCGAGGAGCTCAAGCTGATCTCCTGCCACCTGGGCAATGGCTCCTCCGTCACCGCTATCGATGGGGGCAAGAGCGTGGACACCACCATGGGCTTCACCCCTCTGGCCGGACTCCCCATGGGCACCCGCTCCGGCGACCTGGACGCCGGCATCCTGGAGTATATCATGGGCAAGTACGGCTATGACATCAAGGAGATGGTGTCTATCCTGAACAAGAAGTCCGGCGTGCAGGGCGTGTCCGGCGTGTCCTCCGACTTCCGTGACCTGGAGAACGCCCACAAGGAAGGCAACGAGCGGGCTGGCCTGGCGGTGGATATGTTCAACTACGGGGTGAAGAAGTACATTGGCGCATATGCCGCCGCCATGGGCGGCGTGGATGCCATCATCTTCACCGCCGGCGTGGGCGAGAACTCCGCCTCCCAGCGCCTGGCCATCGCTTCCGACCTGGAGTTCATGGGGGTCAAGATGGACGCCGAGGCCAACAGTGTCCGGGGGAAGGAGACCGTCATCTCCGCCGCCGACTCCAAGGTGAAGGTGCTGCTGATCCCCACCAATGAGGAGCTTATGATCGCTATGGATACCGCCGCCATCGCCAAGGGCTGAGCGCGGTCCTGAAAACAAAAAACGCCCGGCAGTCACAGACTGCCGGGCGTTTTTTGATGTCGTTCCGGGCCCCTTTTTGTGTCCACACGCTCTTGGGGAGAAAGATGGCGGCGGCAGCGCCGCCAGAGGGACGCAAAAGGACTTAGGGATCTTTACAGGGCGGACAGGACCAGCTGCTCGCCGTCGGAGGAGGCATCCAGCCGGGCGACCGGGTGCTGCCAGCTGTCGATGATGCGGGAGGCGATGGCATCCTCCAGCTCCTTCTGGATCAGGCGGCGCAGGTTGCGGGCGCCGTAGGCGGCGGAATAGGACTTTTTCACCAGATAGTCCAGCAGGCTGTCCTGCCAGGTGAAGACGATGCCCTTCTCGGCCAGGGAGTCCTGGAGCTCCTGGAGCATCAGGGCGGCGATGGCCTTGAAGTTGTCCTCTGTGAGCTGGTTGAAGTAGACGATCTCGTCTACCCGGTTGATGAACTCGGGCCGCAGGAACTCCTGAAGAGCCTTCATGGCCCGCTCCCTGCCCTGTTCATTGGCGGTGCGGGCGAAGCCCACAGAGCCCGATTTGGTGTTGCTGCCGGCGTTGGAGGTCATGACGATGACTGTATTTTCAAAGTTCACCGTCCGGCCGTGGGCGTCGGTGATCCGGCCGTCATCCAGGATCTGGAGCAGGATGTTGAGCACGTCAGGGTGGGCCTTCTCGATCTCATCGAAGAGAATGACGGAGTAGGGCTTGCGGCGGATCTTCTCTGTCAGCTGGCCCGCCTCGTCATAGCCCACATACCCCGGGGGGGAGCCGATGATGCGGGAGACCGCGTGCTTCTCCATGAACTCCGACATGTCCAGCCGGATCAGGGACTCCGGCGTGTTGAACAGGTCGTGGGCCAGCTGCTTCACCAGCTCGGTCTTGCCCACGCCGGTGGAGCCCACAAAGATGAAGGACACCGGCTTGCGCTTGGGGCTGATGCCCACACGGCCCCGCCGGATGGCGGAGGAGACGGCGTGGACCGCCTCATCCTGACCGATGATGTGCTGCTTCAGCCGCTCCTCCAGCCGGGCCAGGCGCTGGTACTCACGTTCCTGGATCTGGCTGGCGGGGATCTTGGTCCACAGCTCGATGACGTTGGCCAGATGCTCCAGCGTCAGGGCGGGGGTGGGGGCGGCGTCCAGCTGTCCCTTCTCCTGCTCCAGCCGAAGCTCCTGGCTGCGGATGGCGGCAAGCCGGGCATAGGACTCCTCGGTGGCGGCGGCCATCATGACCTCTTTCTCCTTGTCCAGGTCGGCCAGCTCCTTATCCACCTCGGCCCGGCGGGCCAGAGTGCGGTTCTCCAGGTTCACATTGGAGCAGGCCTCGTCGATGAGGTCGATGGCCTTGTCGGGCAGATAGCGGTCGGTGATATACCGCTCGCTCATGGTGACGGCCAGGCGGCACATCTCAGGGGAGATGACGACCTGGTGGTAGGCCTCGTAGTAGGGGGCAATGCCCTCGATGATCTGCACGCTGTCCTCGATGGAGGGCTCCTCCACGATGACGGGCTGGAAGCGCCGTTCCAGGGCGGTGTCCTTCTCAATGTGCTTGCGGTACTCATTGAGGGTGGTGGCGCCGATGACCTGGAGCTCCCCCCGGCTCAGGGCGGGCTTGAGGATATTGGCGGCGTTCATGGAGCCCTCGGCATCGCCGGCGCCCACGATGTTGTGGACCTCGTCGATGACAAGGATGATATTGCCCAGCTTTTTGATCTCCTCAATGAGGCCCTTCATCCGGCTCTCGAACTGGCCGCGGAACTGGGTGCCCGCCACCAGGGCGGTGAGGTCCAGCAGATAGACCTCCTT
This window harbors:
- a CDS encoding ATP-dependent Clp protease ATP-binding subunit; its protein translation is MQPTMCSRCHKHVAVVFITKLEGGQSKNEGLCLKCAKELGIKPIDDMIQKMGITDEDLENLTSEMMSAFGGAEGMEGLMPQDREDGDEDDGRTATFPFLNQLFGAAAGGDAEPKKDAAPRPDKNGGKGQERPVKRKFLENYCISLTQRAQEGKLDRLIGRERELERVIQILNRRQKNNPCLIGEPGVGKTAIAEGLAMKIAKGDVPYKLLDKEVYLLDLTALVAGTQFRGQFESRMKGLIEEIKKLGNIILVIDEVHNIVGAGDAEGSMNAANILKPALSRGELQVIGATTLNEYRKHIEKDTALERRFQPVIVEEPSIEDSVQIIEGIAPYYEAYHQVVISPEMCRLAVTMSERYITDRYLPDKAIDLIDEACSNVNLENRTLARRAEVDKELADLDKEKEVMMAAATEESYARLAAIRSQELRLEQEKGQLDAAPTPALTLEHLANVIELWTKIPASQIQEREYQRLARLEERLKQHIIGQDEAVHAVSSAIRRGRVGISPKRKPVSFIFVGSTGVGKTELVKQLAHDLFNTPESLIRLDMSEFMEKHAVSRIIGSPPGYVGYDEAGQLTEKIRRKPYSVILFDEIEKAHPDVLNILLQILDDGRITDAHGRTVNFENTVIVMTSNAGSNTKSGSVGFARTANEQGRERAMKALQEFLRPEFINRVDEIVYFNQLTEDNFKAIAALMLQELQDSLAEKGIVFTWQDSLLDYLVKKSYSAAYGARNLRRLIQKELEDAIASRIIDSWQHPVARLDASSDGEQLVLSAL
- a CDS encoding acetate kinase, with the translated sequence MNILVINAGSSSLKYQLLNPETQQVLAKGLCERIGIDGKFTYKPQMEGKQVLDAIDIAMPTHSEAIQAVLDALVDKDNGVIGSMKEIDAVGHRVVHGGEAFNQSVLITDEVMKALEDCIPLAPLHNPANITGINACTAVMGKDVPQVAVFDTAFHQTMPAKAYMYALPYEYYEKDKVRRYGFHGTSHKYVAGRAAAMLGKPIEELKLISCHLGNGSSVTAIDGGKSVDTTMGFTPLAGLPMGTRSGDLDAGILEYIMGKYGYDIKEMVSILNKKSGVQGVSGVSSDFRDLENAHKEGNERAGLAVDMFNYGVKKYIGAYAAAMGGVDAIIFTAGVGENSASQRLAIASDLEFMGVKMDAEANSVRGKETVISAADSKVKVLLIPTNEELMIAMDTAAIAKG